The Denticeps clupeoides chromosome 1, fDenClu1.1, whole genome shotgun sequence genome segment CTCATCTCAACAGGAGACTCCAACGTGGAGTCTAGTCAGACAGATCCCAGCCTGTTGGCTGTGTTTTATGACTACATCAAACTCATGCCCATGGTCACAGAAGCTAACCAGATGAGCCAGGAGCTCAAAAAAGTGATGCCAGCTACATCCATCGCATAAACACACTGCTCGTGACATGCTTCCTGTTTCCAGGATTTGATAACCGATATAACCTGATTCTCTGATATTTTAATATCGTTAAGGGAGTGGAATTCAAGTTGGAGATCAAAAACCTGGCCATGTCTGACTCCAGAGGTCACGACCTGGAGAAGGAGATTGTTGTCAGGGTCACGTCTGTTGAAAGTAAACAGGTGAGGGAGGTTTCAGCTGCTCATTCATGGACAGAAATGGAGACGAGTACAGTGCCAAATCTCTGACAGCTGAAACTGTGACTGTAGCAACAGTCCAAACATGTCCGAGCATGTGATGTCTAACTAGCTTCATCACTggtcactttattagagacatcTAGTCTATAGGTCTACTAGTGCTGTGCATCTTCTAGCCCttcatcagtggtcagtttCTGACCACAGGACAGCTACTGGTGGCAGAGGGACACATATAAATCCTGATCAACATAATTGTGGCTAATGACAActacaacatgtatttcttatatagcccaatcAGATACAgtatggtgtcagtgcagggctggtgatgatttgtccagtaAGAGGAAAAGTaatacagttgtagaggtggagaagtccaaagtgtagtatagaacGCCCCCCGACCATGAATTATGAGCAGCTGCAGATGAGACAAAAGCCTGTAACCACACAACATTAAACTGTGttttattatatgtaaaaagtaaaaaaaaatccaccttaTTTAACTTaaaatcttatgtttaattatgCCTTAAATATTCAAGTGAAATCGATTTCTAGGTTCGAATTTTTTGGTGTGTATGTGGTTGGCCGGTAGACTGCAAACATTAAACCCATATGAATGTTGTAGGTGTGGATTTGGTCCAAGGCCAAGTTCATCAACCGCAAGTTCTTGATGGAAGAGGTGTACCAGCAGCAGGTGGGAAGCGGGGAGGGCGCGGGCGGATCGCCGCTGCCCAGGGACCGAGATCCTTTCTGGGACCCGCTGGAGCCGCTGCACCTGGGCAGCGCCCACCTGTGGCTCCAGTCACTGGCGTTCCGCATCCCCCTCGAGGAGCAGGTGGAGGTGCTGGGGCCCGAGGGCACCGAGGAGGCCATCCTTCAGGCGCAACTGGTGCCCTGCAGTTCAACAGGATTGTGGGTAACCCTACTGGTTTCAGACCTTTTCTACATATATTGCTAATCGCACCTTCAGAGGCATTTCCAGGTAACCCACAGAGTTTGCCGTGATTTTACCCAGGCCGCTGGGTGAGGAGGACATTCTGATCGACCCCACGGAGCTCTTGGGAAAGAGGCTGGACTTCCAGCTGCTCCTGGAGCAGTGCTGTGGCCTGCGCTGGCTCAGAAAGGCCAAGAACAGAGGAATTCAGATTGGGTCAGTTGGATGTTGTACTTAAATTCatggaaaaaattaatttacttCTGACTAGTGGAATGACCTCTGGTTTGAGTTTGGAGAAATAGTGCAATTTTCTCAGTCTTTCGTAGATGTGCACAAAAAAGGGATCTCCGTTCTCTCATTATTGGATCATGGAGGTGCTCTCCAGAGCAGCCAGGAGAGATGTGGCCTTTGATGTTCTCGTGTCATCGCTTCTCTGCAGGTTCCGTATGTACGACTGCCCCCAGACCTTCTACACCCCCGCTGTGTGGCACAACGTCAACCCGCTGCTGGACCAGCGGGTGCAGTTCACAGCCCTGCGCACCTCCCAGGACCTCCTCAACTACCTGCAGAGCAGCGCGCTGGTGCTGGAGCTGTGGGGTCTGCAGGGTAATAAGTGCACTCAGTTTTCACACTGAGCAGGGTGGTGAGATATGTGTTTGCATGTCGTTTCATCAGATGTCGTTTCATTAGATGAGCCAGATTTGGTCCGTTTTCTTAATGTTTTTAGATACTAAACTGAATTGGATTGTGTGGGTTTTAAACAAGTCCCATGAGCAGCGTTGCACCCGCACCTAAATTTGTTTTAGGGTCCCtaaagagagagtgtgttgtTTCTCTGCAGAGGGATGCGCTGATATGGTGACATCCCTGGAAGGCCTGAGGATGACTCCAGGAGGCAGCTTCATCATGGATAAAGTCAGCTTTTCAGAGGCCTCTGTGAGTTCCACCTTTCTAATGTCAGTATTGACCCCTCATTAAGTCCAGTCCCCCTTGGTTACTGTTGCTATGCCTGTAACATAAATCACCATTATAAAGGTGATTTgtctcttttactttttttgatgTGTTTGTTGTTTGGGAGCTAAAGTGTGTAAATGGTGGGACATAAatagtgaaattgaagtgactgtcattgtgaaaaactgcagcacagcacacggtgacacaacaaaatgtgtcctctgcttttaaccatcacccttggtgagcagtgggcagccatgacaggcgcccggggagcagtgtgtggggacggtgctttgctcagtggcacctcagtggcaccttggcgattagggattcgaactggcaaccttctgcttacgggTCCGTTTTTATACCCACTATATTTCATTAAATCACACCCACTGCCAGGTCACTGTTAGAATTGAACTTGTAATTGTTATTCTTTTCTATTGATTGTGAATATCTGTGTGATTTAATGAGATTCATGAGGGTCACATATGTCCctggtttttttaaaaaatatttttaaatagatttttaaaagtaaacattcacatttgaacaattatATTTGCAGAACTATATACGTACAGGGATCAATCTGTTGTGCTacctgaaataaaaactaaGTGTGGCCTAATTGGCCTCAAATATTCAACCCATTTTCTCCAATAAAGCTTTCCACCTTCAGATTAACGTGTGCCGTAACCTTCTCCAATTCATAAATGTTCATCATAATATTGATCAATGATAtctatttctttgtttttttactaGCTAGCAGTAAGATATTCATTAGATACTTAACTTGTTTTAACCATTCTTGatcaatatttccaaaaaatacaaatggaatttcacatgcaaaaaaaaatattttgcaagACATTGTGAACTTCTTCCCAATAATCTTTGACTGCAGGaaaatcccccccaaaataTGGTAGTGGTTAGCATTTTGGCTTCCACAATTTCTAACAAACGTCCCTGCTTATGGTTGCTAACACAGGATGCGGACACTATAGGGAGGGTCTTTGGATTGATAAATTATTTTCCATTAAATGATGACTGGCTCAGTCCCCCTGTGGCAGGAcaagggttaaatgtcttgcttagTGACACGATGGTGGTAGCAGGAGTGATTTTGTGGTTTTCCTGCATGCGCGTAGGTCTTGGACAGTCCTCCATCAGACCTGAGCTCCTCCCTGAAGGCCCTCCATCAGGACGTGGAACAGTTGCGCAGCGCCAACGCCGCCCTCAGGAAGGAGAACAGCGTCCTCAGAGACCAGCTGAGCAGAGGTGCGGGACCTGCACGTGCCTGCTTACGACTTCACAGCTCTGTTGAAGCATTTGAGGAGAGGCGTTCCGTTTCATCTCTCCTTTTACCCTTCTGTCCAGCAGGAGTGGACAGTGGCCGTGGGAGGACGGAGAGGCGAGGCAGCCTGCGTCCCAGCAGCGATGCAGAGTTCGCTCGAGCCCTCAAGGTCTTCTACCACAGCATGACCTCTGTCAGGGGTCAACTGCAGCGGCTGCGCCGACACAAACCCAGTGTAGGTACACCAGCCACAGCTTctgaaattgtacatttgtgATTTTATTACAGTTACAGAGCAGCATTAGGCAAAAGGGCACATTGCTTTTTATTAGTTAGCTGTGACTGGAGATAAACAGGCCACACCCAACATATCAAAAAGGGTCATAAAAGGATCTATTGTCACACTACTGTAGAAATATGATAAGATTGGGTAAGCTGATCAATTACAAGAGTCAGCCGACAAATTTAAACATGATATGGTGAAAAACGGTTGTGCGAAAAAATAAGTGTTGGTTccagccccacttactaccattgtgtccccataACCACTGAGTGTAGgttgtaaagtaaatgtaaaacggaACTCCTCcgtgtgtttgtgcaggagGAGGCCGATCTTCTGGGCCTGAGGCTGTTTGTCGACGAACAGGGACGTTTGCTACGTGACTTTGGGGAACAGCTGGAGCAGTGTGTCACTACCCTCAAACAGGACGTGGCAGCCATTGTGCGCCGCAAGAGGGAAAGGTCTGGAATCTGGTCCTGATCTTGGCAGCTCGACTAATACCCAGTATGATCAGTATAGATAATTCTACGtttaatgagagaaaaaaataaataaatctgacgCCTTCATTAATAAAGCACTCTTAGCAGACCTGTGTTCATGTTGGTTATATGCCGGTTTATTTGTTGAGATCTGAGCCACAGCAATAGCAGGCAGATAGAAGAGAATCTGAAGACTTTAGGGCAACTCCTCCACAGACACTCGTGCCCAGAAAGTCGTTTCACAAGCAGACAATTCAGGTCACTGAGATACGGTTAAAAATGTTGAAGGCTTTGGTTTTGGTGTAATGCTTTCTGGTGTTCTACAAACTGCAAGTGctacattattcatttcaaaattCCAGCAACGAtcaataagtggaaaaaaaaaaaaaaaacatgcaaacctGTCAACTatgaaaaacagagagaaaagcCCACAAGAGGAACAGCAGCTTTTTGAATCTGAACAGGCTAAGCGCATGCGGATTAATCTGGGCCCAGTCCAACTGGCCTGGAGTCAGGGCGCAACCTTGAAGATGGCAAATCTAATGGTTAAATCGAGACAAACAGTAGTGCTTCAAAGGGGTTGGGGGGTGTAGTACAACTGGCAAGCTTCACATGATGGAGAACTTGATGCCGTGCTTGTCCAGGCGCTTAATGATGGTGGTCTTGCCAAAAGCAGATCCAGGGGTATAGACTCCACCCCTGCAAACACCATGAGAGTTTGATGCATTAGACGAGACCAGGTCTTAATAAGCACATGACAATTTACAGTGGACTGACTTTTTAGGGAGAGACTCCGGCTCGTTCAGAATTGTGATGGCCGCCTGCACCATGGAGATTGGAGTGGCCACATATCCAGGCTCTGGATACAAAGACAAGGTGTCATCAAGGCACCATTGATAATGTCTctctaattaaattaattaaaggaCAATGATACACGTCTAAAGAAATGAGGACAGTTAATAGTGTTGATTTGCAAAAAGCTTCTTTCCACCAATGATTTCACAGAATACCTGGTCCTTGGACTACAGTTCGAATCTTAGCATTGGGCTTTCCTTGCGAGGGGTCCTGGTCCTCTGTGTAGCCTTCTCCAAAGAAGACAAACTGAAAGGAAGTTTCTTCGATCTGAGGACAGCACACAACATAGAAATTTAAGgcagttaaaaatatatatatatttttctgagagagagagaacacaccTGCTTTCTAGTTGGTCCAGTTTTTGAGAAGTAACCAAGGGAAAAGAATTCTGGGAACTATTCATgccaaaaggaaaataaaatgaaaatcataTACAGAGGTATTATGAACCTAATTTAAGCCACAGTGTGTTACCTTAATCAGAAGTTTCCTGCCAAAACTACACTTCACCATGAACCAGAACATCATGCCGAAGAAGAGGAATTTGAATACAGATGAAATTCCTCCAATTCCAACATATGCACCATACTGGACCTGGGTGACCGAAAAAGGGGTCCAGTGAGTCGCCGCCCCTGAGAATACCGGACACAAGAGACAGTTTCATGGGGCTCACCGGAGACTCGTGGAGCTCCTCGGCCAGGTAGCGCTGAGTCCTCTTCACTACCGACGGGTCTGTGCCCATGAAGGGCACCGCGTACTGCTGCATCTCCCGGCTGAAGAACAGAGCACTCCTGCGCGGGTGAGAGAAGCAAGACAACTGACATTTTTGCACTATGGGTGGTGGtagcattataaaaaaaaaaaaaaaaaaagtgggtgcctagtgggtaacacactcctctatgaaccagaagacccaggtcgaacccttacttactaccattgtgtcccagagcaagacacttaaccctgagtgtctccagagggggactgtcccagtaaatactgattgtaagtcgctctggataagggcgtctggtaaatgctgtaaatataggCCGACGAGACACTgtccttttttaattttaccACAGCTGTTATTTAAGCGTACCTCCTTTTGATTTTAGTTCCCACCACAGGGAGAGGCTTGTGTCCGAACTTCTTTCGGAGGCTCCTCAGCTTGCTGCTGTCTGCTAGGCCATAGATGGCAGACTGCCATGTGCCCTCATTAAGACGAGCaccctatttaaaaaaaaaaaaaaaaaaaaaaaaaaaaaaaaaaaaaaaggtactcTGTTAATaacccctccccccaaaaaaacccaaaagaaacaaaaccacacaaacctCAGGGCCAGTGTTGGCGGACAGAAAGCTTTCAACAGTTGTTAGTGTCCCTGGAAAGCAGAAACTGTCTGTGAAAACGTCGCACAGAACCGACTGCGTACAGAACTTGACTGTAAGAAAGTCGGCTGAATACCTTTAAACTGGTCCCGGGTGTAAATAACCCCCATGTCAGCGGGGATGGAGTCAAACCCGCAGCTACCAATAATGTACACGCCTTGCTCCGAGGCCTTGTCATGGTAGTTCAGCTGGATCCCCTCAAGGAACTGTGGCAAGACACACAGCATAAGGTGCACAAGCaagatatttattcatatttagcGTGTAAAGCCTCCATTAAAAATCCAACATTTATTAACAGTGCAATCATCCAGAACCGTTGAGCCATAATACCTGCGGCTCTCCAGAAACGTCGAGGAGGTGCGCCCCGTTTTCCACACAGGCCTGCACAACAGGCTCGCCAAAAAACCTGTACTGATGCGGAGATACACGTACACAGACATATCATTTCTAACAGTTCATAAAGCGTGTACATGGCCAGTTCAATATTTCACACTGATCTGCATATAATAAAGTAGCATCATAGATGGTTCGTCAATAGTGTGGTGTGGCGTGTACATTGTACTACGGTACAAGGTACAGACATGACGGTCATCAGTTTGTTTGCTCAACATCAAGATTgcgagacacagagagagagagagacacacattCACCCTGAATGACCATGAGATCATACAAATGATAAATTTATTGGTCATTAGGCTCATTAAAGTCCATACACGGTAACGCGGCCGGTAGAGAGAATTACTTTATAGAGGCTGATGCCGAACCTCCCATATTTAAACTGAACTGCGCGAGACATTTTAGCTTCCTACAATTCAGCGCATTGTACTTACAGGACCAACACAGTTGAGAACAATCACCCCCTGTCTGCACATCGCCGCTAAGGATTCTGGTTCACCAACGTCTGCAATGATGATATCCACGGACTTCAGATCCGGCCGACCTGATGGGGACATTAAgtatggaaaataaatatttacctTCCAGATATATTTAGCTCAATATGCAGGGTGGGGACACGTCTTGATGCCAGCAGATAATCAGCTGCCGTCCAGGATGGCGCTGACCCTCCCCAGGGGGCATTGCTGGGAtagctgggtggtagtagcccagtgggtaacacactcgcctatgaaccagaagacccaggttcaaatcccacttactaccattgtgtccctgagcaagacacttaaccctaaattgctccaggaggactgtccctgtaactactgattgtaagtcgctctggataagggcgtctgataaatgctgtaaatgtaaattaaccaGACATCCTCCAGACCCCAACAATGGTTTATAAGACCGGTTAAAAACTAGGCGTGCAGAGGCCCAGACCCTGGTCTGTCTAGACTGTGGACATGGAGGCCACGCTCCTAAATCCCTTCCTTTACTTAATCTCCTTAGACACCATCGCCACCCGCCTCCTGCTGAACTCTGTTTTCACAGCACAGACTTCTGGGTTAGAACAGAGGTCCTGGTTTATCAGCAGTCCCTCAAGGAGTGAAGGCTTTCTGCAAAACATCACTGCCgtgcatttatattattataaaaactcGACTTCGGTCATTCTGAGACGTACCGAGCGCCTCGGCGGCCTGCTCCAGAACTTTTTCCAGCTTCGGTCTGCTCCTCCCGGCGATAGCCCATTTCAGGTTCCCCTTCGGACCCTCGGACGACGTCCGGGCGACTTCCTCCACCACGAACTGCCCGGTGAAGCCCGACGCTCCGTATATGATGAGGTGATAGGGCCGCCCGGACGACGCGCTGACCGTGACCATGATGAGCGGAGCCTGAGAGCCGAGCTGCGGCGTGCGGATTCGGCAGGAGACGAGCGCGGCGGAGGCGACGGCGACGGCGGTCCGGACTTCCGACGTAACTCGCGCAGACGCTGGACGAGCGGACGCGACCAATTAAAAACGGCGTcacgtctgattggctgatcacCCGCTGGTGAGCGGCGATTGGCTACTGGACAGGAAAGGGGCGTTTTTAGATCTAGAATCGACCAATGGACCACTGCGTTGCCACTGGATACTTGGTTCCAGCCCTGGTTCTATTGTTTTGCTCACGACTTGCCAGTTTTCTTATGGCAAATGGCATCAATATTTATGACTGTTTTTGTCACAGTTTATGACTGTGTCAAGATAAAGAAGTTAAACTATCAACGTAGCTGAGTCATTCTTGAAGCCATTGtgactggtaaaaataaatgatttttttccccctcaggtCAGAAAGAATAGAGAACCTGACAATGTTTATACCCACCTGCGAACAAACCTGATTGATAAAAAATTCTAATGTTGGTCTTAATATTAACACGAGAACCTTCCATGTCCGACGGGTGTCATGCGAACATCTGAAAGTCATCATGACTCGCCTCCCAAACATCTACTGCCCTCTAGCGACtggtgaagtgaaggtgaaagtgaagtgattgtcattgtgatacactgcagcacagcacacggtgacacggcgaaatgagacctctgcttttaacaatcacccttggtgagcagtgtatggggacggtgctttgctcagaggcaccttgccggatcgggattcgaaccggcaaccttctgattacgaggccgccactgcccctagGAAACAGATTTACATTTGCCATGCCAGTCTTCGCAATATTTGCGATGTGTAATCAGTTTCTTTACTGCTACACATGTATCTGGTTCGAATATGGCCTTGCGGAATTTAAACTGTGCCACTGGTTATTACTGGAAGTTCTGACTACTACATACATTTTAACTCCTTGCGATGGAAAATTATATGTGGTGTCCTTCTGTGATGTTCACAATCCAAACTCAGATGGTAAAACACAAGTCAATTTCGAAAGTACCAACAGTAACATTTATTAACCAGGAACAACAGGTTTCATACTAAACCGACAACCCATGCCCTTTGCTTTTAGCCCAAAACTGTAAAGGACAGAACATTGAACAGTCAAGCGAATGTCAGCAACTTCCAAATGTACAGTTAAAACAAACCTTCGCTTAAATGTTGAGTTCCTTAAAAGACATTTTGGTGATAACATGGATGAATTCTCTATCTAAACACCCACATCAAGTCCGGACAGTGAAAGAAGGGACATGCATATTTCaaaaatgcttctttttttttttttgtttacatctGCATTTACATCTCTActgtacattaaataaataattaaaatgcacacaccGATTAAGACTTCGTTGTCTGAACCAGCCAGACAACATGtgcaaattaaaaagaaaaagacaaaagaacgTAACATCATATTCTTAAACTCTGAAGGTCTTGTGCAAAATAAAGCAGgttgatttacttttttttttttacttgtagaCTGCATATTTACTACCTTAACCAAAATGTAGATTCTGTTTTTAATGGTCAAGACATTTTTATAAAGATAAATATATTGGACTAGGTTTGGATAAAGGTCGAAATATTTGTGCATTACACTTAACAACaatagaagaagaaaaggatAAGACTTGAGGCTGAATTATCCATAAGAATAACTAGGGTAAACATAGcattaaaaagataaaagttTTAGAGCTATGCCTGAGAAATTGGTATACACCTTTCActactatatataatatatattctcTTACTGTAGTACCAGTCTgaacattaaaacattcattaaaacaaatatattgcTTTCCTATCTGCCCTGCTGCTGCTCTATGAATTGCTGCACAATGCTACCTTCAGGCTACATTCGATACCCCTGTTGTGTTGTTGGTATTGATAGTGCacttataaaatattaaaatttgattgaggggaaaagaaaaaaaaaaaaaatatggaaaaatgaaCTAAACCTTCATTTTGTTTAAAGGATTTAAGGTGGCAGTAAACATTGTAGCTGCAACATCAGGCCGCTTGCTGCAGGTCGGTCCCTCTGGAGCTTGAGGTCTCACGGTCATGTGAGGTACTGTGCTCGTCAGGTTACTGCAGCCACCTTCTAGAGGATTCCACAGACGGCGTACGGAGGAGGCCGACTGGCTACCAGCATGTAGGTGAAACAATCTCTCATGGGTCCATCAATGCTGCCCTGCTACAAGCTGGGAGAGAACCAGTGCTTGAGCTCGTCCATCCCACGCTGCAACTGGCCAAAGTAAAAGTCCATGTTCTGGGAGAAGTCTGTACACACACTGGACTGGGCGTCGCCGACCATGCAATAGAGTGCGGTCCCTCCCAGACTGATCACCACAGTGGCCAGACACAACAAGAGGAGCAGCAGCCAAGAGTCTCCACCTACGTCATCTACtcgggggagagagagagagaggggagcggtaataaaacaaaaccagcCAAATACAGATGCGGTTACAACATCATTTTTACCTTGGTCCAGGCCTTCATCGGGTTCCCTGAATCGGACCTTGCGTTTGGAAAGAGGTTTGGGTGCTGGGCGGGCTGCGCTGTTGGTTCCTTCCAGACAAGCTC includes the following:
- the sccpdha.1 gene encoding saccharopine dehydrogenase-like oxidoreductase, with the translated sequence MVTVSASSGRPYHLIIYGASGFTGQFVVEEVARTSSEGPKGNLKWAIAGRSRPKLEKVLEQAAEALGRPDLKSVDIIIADVGEPESLAAMCRQGVIVLNCVGPYRFFGEPVVQACVENGAHLLDVSGEPQFLEGIQLNYHDKASEQGVYIIGSCGFDSIPADMGVIYTRDQFKGTLTTVESFLSANTGPEGARLNEGTWQSAIYGLADSSKLRSLRKKFGHKPLPVVGTKIKRRSALFFSREMQQYAVPFMGTDPSVVKRTQRYLAEELHESPVQYGAYVGIGGISSVFKFLFFGMMFWFMVKCSFGRKLLIKFPEFFSLGYFSKTGPTRKQIEETSFQFVFFGEGYTEDQDPSQGKPNAKIRTVVQGPEPGYVATPISMVQAAITILNEPESLPKKGGVYTPGSAFGKTTIIKRLDKHGIKFSIM